From the Bacillus tuaregi genome, one window contains:
- a CDS encoding tyrosine-type recombinase/integrase: MTSNKKRETYGLVVEKGLKHIPNTGETRIQYYITEDDLPLYEINRWLEIVSLGSYKTGESYANKLVIFLRYLKVKYQMHYRDVQSKAIIEEYIKYLLYGDEVMVKMEGKRSLSSIEQYISVLKGFYEWLEDQKEIEQNPIKYGVKRNKKTGNRHLKKRFLYGQIYNFEINENNITGKLRYKERRSHLKWYSESQTERIIDSLPSRRDKIIFKILLETGMRIGECLGLHLKHHDFHEGILSLEKNYDNQNEATVKSKERELYISDSLNDEILDYIRSDRHEVDNKLSEFLFLNHKGPTTGNPVERRNYLKILKEAAERAGFDPKKIITHAGRSTHAQYLLDLLEEGKITEGFIKEQMGWNSIDTLKNYVKVFDSRKRAEIAKDIVERKAKKRTKSRKENSIVHD; this comes from the coding sequence ATGACTAGTAATAAAAAAAGAGAAACATATGGTTTAGTGGTTGAAAAGGGTCTAAAACATATTCCTAATACTGGTGAAACAAGAATACAATATTACATTACTGAAGATGATCTACCCCTTTATGAAATTAATAGATGGTTAGAAATTGTGAGTTTAGGTAGCTATAAAACCGGTGAAAGCTATGCTAACAAATTAGTTATATTTCTTAGGTATTTAAAAGTTAAATATCAAATGCATTATAGAGATGTTCAATCAAAGGCCATTATAGAAGAGTATATTAAATATCTTTTATATGGCGATGAGGTAATGGTAAAAATGGAGGGAAAACGATCACTAAGTTCGATTGAACAATATATTAGCGTTTTAAAGGGGTTTTACGAATGGTTAGAAGATCAAAAGGAAATAGAACAAAACCCTATAAAATATGGAGTAAAAAGGAATAAGAAAACTGGTAATAGACATCTAAAAAAGAGGTTTCTATACGGACAAATATATAATTTCGAAATAAATGAAAACAACATTACAGGTAAACTCAGATATAAAGAAAGACGTAGCCATTTAAAATGGTATAGCGAATCCCAAACTGAAAGAATAATTGATTCCCTTCCATCCAGACGGGATAAAATAATTTTTAAAATCTTACTAGAAACTGGAATGAGGATTGGAGAATGTCTTGGACTCCACTTAAAACATCATGATTTTCATGAAGGAATTTTGAGTTTAGAAAAAAATTATGATAACCAAAATGAAGCTACTGTTAAGTCAAAAGAACGTGAATTATACATTAGCGATTCGTTAAACGATGAAATTCTTGATTATATCCGGTCAGATAGACATGAGGTGGACAATAAATTATCCGAGTTCCTATTCCTAAACCATAAAGGTCCAACAACAGGAAATCCTGTAGAACGAAGAAACTATTTAAAAATTTTAAAAGAGGCTGCAGAAAGAGCAGGTTTTGATCCAAAAAAGATTATAACACATGCCGGAAGAAGTACTCATGCACAATACCTTTTAGATTTACTTGAAGAAGGTAAAATAACAGAAGGTTTTATCAAAGAACAGATGGGTTGGAATTCCATTGATACTCTTAAAAACTATGTAAAAGTGTTCGATTCAAGAAAAAGAGCTGAGATTGCAAAGGATATTGTCGAAAGGAAAGCTAAAAAGCGTACAAAATCTAGAAAGGAAAATTCAATTGTACACGATTAG
- a CDS encoding site-specific integrase has translation MYTISILDKHITNGLICFKINEYEFQIRRTVNFIENELLKILTKLKKRLADKDTAGIAKILDDNKNINTTLFRFMEFLCPTEFENYCSYLCHYFFDDLKEPKISYRTIFRFMKTNDVKEALNGILTMRTDFINEIKTPKRVIQRHLDERFNKFIVACKNDDIESIRKLSPPLGDKSLIKRIYSTNEYIKVFESFVRRIGDRLIKEDQPLSKIEVARYIFKNTTKKSEVGDALTQIGRLNIFNEVASHVYSTLSSKPSSYRYEDDIWIIREKNLQGFGNHTLDFSPLSDIDKKHLKAHIHELIKKTAIKERALYTRVYAVTTIYNRFTELPYKDVYSIFDINYYHLLHLLDYLQQIKKVDGQDYYNLTSIYNLFQQTRLFFDWYIENIDSEQNNSFREIEMHNIKSFSESTDYMPEEVIGKLEEVIHELPEMYQNAWTIMMNTGLRFSDIQELSSECITYDEESQSYLFTYLNVKMENQRVQSGESKYHTIPVSHVVVEAVEKQKELTADLRIVADTDRIFITLNKHSKVVEFVGRPLARAINRLIKKHNIRDGNNELFHYTNHQCRKTIIVDLLSKGHSLRKVADYINHSEETSARYYRDLELKKIAELDSKLFQQLFEETIDKEIKNQYTEEEKKALFREIKLGARETPEGHGTCVKHVSFGPCHKKKCVGCKMLISGPQKLPKWYDLYREQQDFLKELEVEYKNSGIDNYQEHRVYQQELHLLKVYSETIKKMESFAKERGISIEQYKK, from the coding sequence TTGTACACGATTAGTATTTTAGACAAACACATTACTAACGGCCTGATATGTTTCAAAATAAACGAATATGAATTTCAGATAAGAAGAACAGTTAATTTTATAGAAAATGAGCTTTTAAAAATACTGACAAAGCTAAAAAAACGTCTCGCTGATAAAGATACTGCAGGTATCGCCAAGATATTAGACGATAATAAAAACATTAATACAACATTATTTCGTTTTATGGAATTTTTGTGTCCTACTGAATTTGAAAACTATTGTTCATACCTCTGCCATTATTTTTTCGACGATTTAAAGGAACCAAAAATTAGTTATAGAACTATTTTTAGATTTATGAAAACTAATGATGTAAAAGAAGCCTTAAATGGCATATTGACAATGAGAACCGATTTTATCAACGAGATAAAAACACCAAAAAGAGTAATTCAGAGACACTTAGATGAAAGATTTAACAAATTTATTGTTGCCTGTAAAAATGATGATATTGAATCAATCCGAAAACTCTCCCCTCCGCTTGGTGATAAGTCTTTAATTAAAAGGATTTATTCAACTAATGAATACATTAAAGTCTTTGAATCATTTGTCCGAAGAATTGGAGATAGATTAATAAAAGAAGATCAACCATTATCAAAGATTGAAGTCGCAAGGTATATTTTTAAAAATACCACCAAAAAGAGTGAGGTTGGGGATGCACTTACTCAAATTGGAAGATTAAATATTTTTAACGAGGTTGCCTCCCATGTTTATAGTACATTGAGTAGTAAGCCATCATCATATAGGTATGAAGACGATATATGGATTATTAGAGAAAAAAATTTGCAAGGCTTCGGAAATCATACATTAGATTTTTCACCCCTTTCAGATATTGATAAAAAGCATTTAAAAGCCCATATTCATGAATTAATAAAAAAAACTGCTATCAAAGAAAGGGCATTATATACGCGTGTGTATGCCGTAACAACCATTTATAACAGGTTTACTGAACTCCCTTATAAAGACGTTTATTCTATTTTCGATATAAATTACTATCACCTTCTTCACCTATTAGACTATTTACAACAAATCAAAAAGGTTGATGGTCAAGATTACTACAATTTAACAAGTATTTATAATCTATTCCAACAGACTAGATTATTTTTTGACTGGTATATTGAAAATATAGATTCAGAGCAGAACAATTCATTCAGAGAAATTGAAATGCATAATATAAAGTCGTTTAGTGAAAGCACAGATTATATGCCAGAGGAAGTAATTGGAAAACTAGAAGAAGTAATACATGAATTACCGGAAATGTACCAGAATGCTTGGACCATTATGATGAATACTGGATTACGCTTTTCAGACATTCAAGAACTCAGTTCTGAATGCATTACCTACGATGAAGAGAGTCAGTCCTATTTATTTACATATTTAAATGTAAAAATGGAAAACCAAAGAGTTCAAAGCGGGGAGTCAAAATATCATACAATACCTGTTTCCCATGTCGTTGTCGAAGCTGTAGAAAAACAAAAAGAATTAACTGCTGATTTAAGAATCGTAGCGGATACCGATAGAATATTTATCACCCTTAATAAACATTCAAAGGTTGTAGAATTTGTCGGAAGACCCCTAGCGAGAGCTATCAATAGGTTGATTAAAAAACATAATATACGAGACGGAAACAACGAACTCTTCCATTATACTAATCACCAGTGTAGAAAGACTATCATCGTGGACTTATTATCGAAGGGACATTCTTTAAGAAAAGTTGCTGATTACATTAATCACTCGGAGGAAACATCAGCACGTTATTACAGGGATCTTGAATTAAAAAAGATAGCTGAATTAGACAGTAAGCTTTTCCAGCAATTATTTGAAGAAACGATTGATAAGGAAATCAAGAATCAATACACCGAAGAGGAAAAAAAGGCCCTATTTAGAGAAATAAAACTCGGTGCTAGAGAAACACCAGAAGGACACGGAACCTGTGTAAAGCATGTATCTTTTGGTCCCTGTCATAAGAAAAAATGCGTTGGCTGTAAAATGCTTATATCTGGCCCACAAAAGTTACCCAAATGGTATGACTTATATAGAGAGCAACAAGATTTTCTTAAAGAGTTAGAAGTGGAATATAAAAATTCTGGAATTGACAATTATCAAGAACACCGTGTATATCAACAAGAATTACATTTGCTTAAAGTCTATTCTGAAACAATTAAGAAAATGGAGAGTTTTGCTAAAGAGAGAGGAATTTCTATTGAACAATATAAAAAATAA
- a CDS encoding site-specific integrase, whose protein sequence is MNNIKNKLSETPVINTGLETFKQQLKLKVHQYGDFQFEDDSWYYSKKHRTTAEKAAYTINFSTIPQEFKVLIKYFALMLDYGVPVIKGKISRINLFLEFFRNEFPSMPLSKINRKIIDYYEKYLREKDDLSDNIRNRRYGVLQDFFSKMSAFPEFPNKVSIKSKNPFQVESKTDPNKYIPTEVVKQFDEIMKNENHEIPDAFRLAYWLQRSFPNRITEVTSIPFNCLKPLYNMYVINIPTPKQSGGYITAEIKTIPVLNSGHGKFIVELIKKVQKQTKELLKKYSVDDKDKNFLLLSLRFNLTSNNGKIVSYSSGETYHKLLEFRKKYPNDTNKQLSAKLNLAGYSIPKYTVRDRLRMGISEEYITLEPYTSPRFNNTLNRIAELCNVTDSNGKIYKISSHQFRHNATTDRLYIGGYTMDQVMAIRNDKGTTMPMHYVHQQKEMHKQMWMESTGLKSPTEAPVEFKGRIFNLDDPKVIERLSKDLRMYLTWEANSKKGVGLCSMISSCKPDGTSIHFECYECNWFVPKAQYYEDYKIELSYWQDIMNNTAGQPKRAATFENATRNVNCLERIIQICENGIERHTEEIRQKVNTGVIQ, encoded by the coding sequence TTGAACAATATAAAAAATAAGCTAAGTGAGACGCCTGTAATTAATACCGGTTTAGAAACATTTAAACAACAGCTAAAGTTGAAAGTACACCAATATGGAGACTTTCAATTTGAAGATGATTCATGGTATTACAGTAAAAAACATAGAACTACTGCCGAGAAAGCTGCTTACACAATAAACTTTAGTACAATTCCACAAGAATTTAAAGTTTTGATAAAATACTTCGCTCTCATGCTAGATTATGGTGTACCAGTAATCAAAGGAAAAATTAGTCGTATAAATCTCTTTTTAGAATTTTTTCGAAATGAATTTCCTTCCATGCCTCTTTCAAAAATCAATCGGAAAATTATCGACTACTACGAAAAGTATTTAAGAGAAAAAGATGACCTTTCAGACAATATAAGGAATAGACGCTATGGGGTACTACAAGATTTCTTTTCAAAGATGAGTGCATTTCCAGAATTTCCAAATAAAGTATCAATCAAAAGTAAAAATCCCTTCCAAGTAGAATCAAAGACAGACCCTAACAAATATATTCCTACTGAAGTGGTTAAACAATTTGATGAAATAATGAAGAATGAAAATCATGAAATTCCAGATGCCTTTAGACTTGCTTATTGGTTGCAACGCTCTTTTCCAAATAGAATCACAGAGGTCACTTCTATACCATTTAATTGCCTTAAACCGCTTTACAATATGTATGTAATTAATATTCCAACTCCCAAACAGAGTGGCGGATACATTACAGCAGAAATTAAAACTATACCAGTGTTAAATTCAGGTCACGGTAAATTTATAGTTGAATTAATAAAAAAGGTTCAAAAACAAACAAAAGAGTTATTAAAAAAATATTCAGTTGATGACAAAGATAAAAATTTCCTCTTACTATCATTGAGGTTTAATTTGACTAGTAACAATGGAAAGATCGTTTCTTATTCATCCGGTGAAACATATCATAAGTTACTAGAATTTCGAAAAAAATACCCTAACGATACCAATAAACAATTATCTGCAAAACTAAATTTGGCGGGGTACTCTATTCCCAAATATACAGTTAGAGATAGATTAAGAATGGGAATAAGCGAAGAATATATTACATTAGAGCCTTATACAAGTCCAAGATTTAACAACACATTAAATAGAATAGCAGAATTGTGTAATGTTACAGATAGTAACGGCAAAATTTACAAAATTTCAAGTCATCAATTTAGGCATAATGCAACAACTGACAGACTTTATATTGGCGGGTACACAATGGATCAGGTAATGGCAATCAGGAATGATAAAGGTACAACGATGCCAATGCATTATGTCCACCAACAAAAAGAAATGCATAAACAGATGTGGATGGAGTCAACAGGATTAAAAAGCCCCACAGAAGCTCCCGTTGAGTTTAAAGGGCGAATATTCAACCTAGATGACCCAAAAGTGATAGAACGCCTCTCCAAAGATCTAAGAATGTACCTTACATGGGAAGCCAACAGTAAAAAAGGGGTTGGTTTGTGTAGTATGATTTCAAGTTGCAAACCAGATGGAACTTCAATTCATTTTGAGTGCTATGAATGTAATTGGTTTGTTCCTAAAGCTCAATATTACGAGGATTATAAAATTGAACTATCATATTGGCAGGATATTATGAATAATACTGCCGGTCAACCAAAACGTGCAGCTACTTTTGAGAACGCAACAAGAAATGTGAATTGCTTAGAGAGAATTATTCAAATATGTGAAAATGGTATTGAAAGGCATACAGAAGAAATTAGACAAAAGGTAAATACCGGAGTGATACAGTAA
- a CDS encoding DUF6262 family protein, which yields MIKINKGIEKHQNEQRQKTIETINQAIQDIKDMEGENCFITARKLQEYTNLSRSALYKEHALKIWNKKLWEERYVEKSRIEKKLEVKFSQEYEVLQKQIEGLNNQLIKYQKRISKLEADLDLEKKRREVKEVELDESKEKNMKLLAECQRLENIIHVRS from the coding sequence ATGATAAAAATTAATAAAGGTATTGAAAAGCATCAAAATGAACAAAGGCAAAAAACAATCGAAACAATTAATCAAGCCATACAAGATATAAAAGATATGGAAGGTGAAAATTGCTTTATTACTGCAAGGAAACTTCAAGAATATACTAACCTATCTCGTTCTGCACTTTATAAAGAACATGCCCTGAAAATATGGAATAAAAAGTTATGGGAAGAAAGATATGTAGAAAAATCAAGAATTGAAAAGAAATTAGAAGTTAAATTTTCACAGGAATACGAAGTACTTCAAAAACAAATTGAAGGTTTAAACAATCAACTTATTAAATATCAAAAAAGAATTAGCAAATTAGAAGCTGATTTGGACCTTGAAAAGAAGCGAAGAGAAGTAAAAGAAGTAGAGCTTGATGAATCTAAAGAAAAAAATATGAAACTCTTAGCTGAATGCCAAAGATTAGAGAATATAATTCATGTGCGTAGCTAA
- a CDS encoding putative iron-sulfur cluster-binding metallochaperone gives MSDCCNNTKEIKNENVVKCPSCKNRSKNVKLITLKSMLKPSALETLNAKENHYFCSTKDCDVVYFDTNNKEYLLSDIKVVVHQKDASVTTPICYCFDWTKEKIKEYVEKGLTPNPVEHIRENIKENRCGCDVNNPQGSCCLANVTSYIKELT, from the coding sequence ATGTCAGATTGTTGTAATAACACTAAAGAAATTAAAAATGAAAATGTTGTAAAGTGTCCATCTTGTAAAAATAGATCTAAAAATGTAAAGTTGATAACATTAAAATCAATGCTTAAACCATCTGCATTAGAAACATTAAATGCTAAAGAAAATCACTATTTTTGTTCAACCAAAGATTGTGATGTAGTCTATTTTGATACGAATAATAAAGAGTACCTTTTATCTGACATAAAGGTGGTCGTTCATCAAAAAGATGCCTCAGTAACTACACCAATTTGTTATTGTTTTGATTGGACAAAAGAGAAAATAAAGGAATACGTAGAAAAAGGCCTTACTCCTAATCCAGTAGAACATATTCGAGAGAACATAAAGGAAAACCGATGTGGTTGTGATGTGAATAACCCTCAAGGTAGTTGTTGCTTGGCAAATGTTACAAGCTATATCAAAGAACTAACCTAA
- the merR gene encoding Hg(II)-responsive transcriptional regulator yields the protein MNYRISELAERCGVNKETIRYYERLGLLSEPSRTKAGYRMYPEESVDRLQFIKRMQDLGFSLAEIDKLLGVVDKDDERCKDMYDFVVHKIDEVQKKIKDLKRIEHMLINLKDCCPDEKSLHECPIIETLMN from the coding sequence ATGAATTATCGCATTAGTGAACTTGCAGAAAGGTGTGGGGTCAATAAAGAAACTATAAGATATTACGAAAGATTGGGTCTCCTTTCGGAACCTTCTCGGACAAAAGCTGGATATAGGATGTATCCAGAAGAGTCTGTGGATCGCCTACAATTTATTAAACGAATGCAAGATTTAGGTTTTTCTTTAGCCGAGATCGATAAACTACTTGGAGTTGTTGATAAAGACGACGAACGATGTAAGGATATGTATGATTTTGTTGTTCATAAAATTGATGAAGTTCAAAAGAAAATTAAGGATTTAAAAAGAATCGAACACATGCTAATTAATTTAAAAGATTGTTGTCCTGATGAAAAATCTCTACATGAATGTCCTATTATTGAAACTTTGATGAATTAG
- a CDS encoding class I SAM-dependent methyltransferase — MNNSWNRVIYKIWSPIYDKIFNSGVFLNARRQIFLDIPFHSNQKVLFVGVGTGADLELITQSDLDIKAIDFSPDMLKKASAKFKNSPIKFIEMDAQNMEFDNETFDYVVASLILSVVPDADKCLTEMTRVLRKGGKIIIFDKFVSEEHKLSFSKKLLRPLIKVLGTDIGLNFEDLYRRNSINLMINEDKNVMMNGMYRKIIISKVS, encoded by the coding sequence ATGAATAATTCTTGGAATCGAGTGATTTATAAAATTTGGTCTCCAATTTATGATAAGATTTTTAATTCGGGTGTTTTTTTAAATGCACGCAGACAAATATTTCTAGATATCCCCTTTCATAGTAATCAAAAGGTACTTTTTGTTGGTGTAGGAACAGGTGCTGATTTAGAGTTAATAACTCAATCTGATTTAGATATAAAGGCAATTGATTTTTCACCTGATATGCTTAAAAAGGCAAGTGCGAAATTTAAAAATTCACCTATTAAATTCATAGAAATGGATGCTCAAAATATGGAGTTTGATAATGAAACATTTGATTATGTAGTTGCTAGTCTAATTCTTTCTGTAGTGCCTGATGCAGATAAGTGTTTAACAGAAATGACGAGGGTTTTAAGAAAAGGAGGCAAAATAATTATTTTTGACAAATTCGTATCTGAAGAACATAAATTATCTTTTTCAAAAAAGCTTCTTAGACCACTAATAAAAGTATTAGGAACAGATATTGGATTGAATTTTGAAGATCTGTACCGTAGAAATAGTATAAATCTAATGATAAACGAAGATAAAAATGTAATGATGAATGGAATGTACAGAAAAATAATAATTAGTAAAGTTAGTTGA
- a CDS encoding heavy metal translocating P-type ATPase has protein sequence MSEQAKINNQEAKTYRVQGLTUADCSKTFEENVKRLDGVLDAQVNFGAAKITVVGNTTVEALEKAGAFDNLKLRDEKAQKVEREPFWKQKENVKVYISALLLIVSWLLGEQLGEGHIVPTIGYAASILIGGYSLFIKGFKNLSRFKFDMNTLMTIAIIGAALIGEWGEGATVVILFAISEALERYSMDKARQSIESLMDIAPKEALIRRGNQELMISVDDIQVGDIMIVKPGQKLAMDGIVVKGTSTLNQAAITGESVPVTKTIDDEVFAGTLNEEGLLEVKVTKLVEDTTLSKIIHLVEEAQAERAPSQAFVDKFAKYYTPAIVVLAFLIAIVPPLFGGDWSEWIYQGLSVLVVGCPCALVVSTPVSVVTAIGNAARNGVLIKGGIHLEEAGALKVIAFDKTGTLTKGVPAVTEIVTFGGNENELLTITAALEKGSQHPLASAIMKKAEANGLNYNEVSVEDFQSITGKGIKAKVKDEMYYVGSPSMFEEILPNGIDKTISEQISTLQTQGKTVMILGTVNAILCLIAVADQVRKTSKEVIQKLHQLGIEKTVMLTGDNQRTAEAIGKEVGVSDIKADLLPEDKLNYIKQLREKYHSVAMVGDGVNDAPALAASTVGVAMGGAGTDTALETADIALMSDDLSKLPFTMKLSRKALRTIKQNITFSLVVKAIALLLVVPGWLTLWIAIFADMGATLLVTLNSLRLLKVKE, from the coding sequence ATGTCTGAACAAGCTAAAATAAACAACCAAGAAGCTAAAACTTACAGAGTTCAAGGACTCACCTGAGCAGACTGTTCAAAAACGTTCGAAGAGAACGTGAAACGTCTGGATGGCGTTTTGGATGCACAAGTTAATTTTGGTGCTGCTAAAATAACAGTTGTAGGAAATACAACGGTTGAAGCGCTTGAAAAAGCAGGAGCTTTTGATAACTTAAAATTACGAGATGAAAAAGCACAAAAAGTAGAACGTGAACCTTTTTGGAAGCAAAAAGAAAACGTTAAAGTGTATATTTCAGCCCTATTATTAATCGTTAGTTGGTTATTAGGAGAACAACTCGGAGAAGGTCATATTGTACCAACAATCGGATATGCGGCATCTATATTAATTGGTGGCTACTCCTTATTTATTAAAGGCTTTAAAAATCTAAGCAGATTTAAGTTTGATATGAATACTCTTATGACAATCGCTATTATTGGGGCTGCATTAATTGGTGAATGGGGAGAAGGAGCAACAGTTGTTATTCTCTTTGCCATTAGTGAAGCTTTAGAACGCTATTCTATGGACAAAGCTCGTCAATCCATTGAGTCCTTGATGGATATAGCTCCAAAGGAAGCTTTAATACGACGTGGAAATCAAGAGTTAATGATTAGCGTTGATGACATTCAAGTAGGCGACATTATGATCGTGAAACCGGGTCAAAAGTTGGCTATGGATGGAATCGTTGTAAAAGGGACATCTACCTTAAACCAAGCTGCGATTACAGGTGAATCTGTCCCGGTGACAAAGACCATTGATGATGAAGTATTCGCTGGTACTTTGAACGAAGAAGGATTATTAGAAGTAAAAGTAACTAAATTAGTGGAAGATACTACTCTTTCGAAAATAATTCATTTAGTAGAAGAAGCTCAGGCAGAACGCGCTCCTTCTCAAGCATTTGTTGATAAATTTGCCAAATATTATACTCCGGCAATTGTTGTATTAGCCTTTTTAATCGCTATTGTCCCACCATTATTTGGCGGAGATTGGAGCGAATGGATATATCAAGGGTTATCCGTACTAGTCGTTGGTTGTCCTTGTGCATTAGTTGTTTCTACGCCTGTTTCTGTTGTGACCGCAATAGGAAACGCAGCAAGAAATGGTGTTTTAATCAAAGGTGGAATCCACCTAGAAGAAGCCGGTGCATTGAAGGTTATTGCTTTTGATAAAACAGGAACATTAACAAAAGGGGTTCCAGCAGTAACAGAAATCGTAACATTTGGCGGAAATGAAAATGAGTTATTGACCATCACAGCAGCGTTGGAAAAAGGATCACAACATCCACTTGCTTCAGCAATTATGAAAAAAGCAGAAGCAAACGGATTAAATTATAATGAAGTATCTGTTGAAGATTTTCAATCTATAACTGGTAAGGGTATAAAAGCAAAAGTTAAGGACGAGATGTATTATGTAGGAAGTCCTAGTATGTTTGAGGAAATTCTTCCAAATGGTATAGATAAAACCATTTCTGAACAAATTTCAACCCTACAAACACAAGGAAAAACGGTCATGATTCTTGGAACCGTCAACGCAATTCTCTGTTTAATTGCTGTGGCTGATCAAGTAAGAAAAACATCTAAAGAAGTTATTCAAAAACTTCATCAACTAGGAATTGAAAAAACTGTTATGCTTACTGGTGATAACCAACGTACAGCAGAAGCAATTGGTAAAGAGGTTGGTGTATCTGATATTAAGGCCGATCTCCTTCCAGAAGATAAATTGAACTATATTAAACAACTTCGCGAAAAGTATCATAGTGTGGCGATGGTTGGAGATGGAGTAAATGATGCTCCAGCTCTTGCGGCATCAACAGTTGGGGTTGCAATGGGTGGAGCTGGAACGGATACAGCACTTGAAACAGCCGATATTGCTTTAATGTCAGATGATTTAAGTAAATTACCGTTTACGATGAAACTAAGTCGAAAAGCATTGAGAACCATTAAGCAAAATATTACCTTCTCTCTAGTAGTTAAAGCTATTGCTTTACTTTTAGTTGTACCGGGTTGGTTAACGTTATGGATAGCTATATTTGCCGATATGGGGGCAACATTGCTTGTAACTTTAAACAGCTTACGATTATTAAAAGTTAAAGAATAA
- a CDS encoding ArsR/SmtB family transcription factor, which yields MSKKDTCDIYCYDEAKVKRIQGEMQKEDISSVSQLFKALADENRAKISYALCQDDELCVCDVANIIGATVATTSHHLRTLHKQGIVKYRKEGKLAFYSLDDEHIRQLMVIALTHKKEMKVNV from the coding sequence ATGAGTAAGAAAGATACTTGTGATATTTATTGTTATGACGAAGCAAAAGTCAAACGAATACAAGGTGAGATGCAAAAAGAAGATATATCTAGTGTTTCCCAATTATTTAAAGCACTTGCAGATGAAAATAGGGCAAAAATTTCCTATGCATTATGTCAAGATGATGAACTTTGTGTGTGTGATGTAGCTAATATCATTGGGGCTACTGTTGCAACGACATCTCACCATTTAAGGACCCTTCATAAACAAGGGATTGTAAAATACCGAAAAGAAGGCAAACTAGCCTTTTATTCGCTTGATGATGAACATATTAGACAGTTAATGGTTATTGCATTAACTCATAAAAAGGAGATGAAAGTCAATGTCTGA
- a CDS encoding CadD family cadmium resistance transporter has protein sequence MDLILIIISALGAFIVTNIDDIFVLMMLFSMARSQSKTSNGQTVNKVSKRINSRDIVIGQYLGFALLVLISLLATFGITLLADQWVGLLGLIPMYLGVRLFIKGEDDDDDNILSRLNKFNKFYLSVAFITFANGGDNIGIYVPIFSTLETNQLIITVVTFFIMVAIWCLLGYRLARFRFVSETLEKYGRWIIPIVFIGLGIYIMLENELFTSLINLFK, from the coding sequence GTGGATTTAATTTTAATAATCATCTCTGCTCTTGGTGCTTTTATTGTAACCAATATTGATGATATTTTTGTCTTGATGATGTTATTCTCTATGGCAAGGTCACAATCTAAAACAAGTAATGGTCAAACGGTTAACAAGGTTTCGAAACGTATTAACTCAAGAGATATAGTAATTGGTCAATATCTAGGTTTTGCACTTCTAGTTTTAATCAGTCTTTTAGCAACCTTTGGGATAACACTTCTTGCTGATCAATGGGTTGGTTTACTTGGCCTAATTCCAATGTATTTAGGAGTTAGACTGTTCATCAAAGGTGAAGATGATGATGATGATAATATTCTTTCTAGGTTAAACAAATTTAATAAGTTTTATTTAAGTGTAGCCTTTATCACTTTTGCTAATGGTGGAGACAATATTGGAATTTATGTTCCGATTTTTTCAACGTTAGAAACAAATCAATTAATTATTACTGTAGTTACATTCTTTATAATGGTTGCAATTTGGTGTTTACTGGGTTACCGTCTTGCGAGATTCAGATTTGTTTCTGAAACACTTGAGAAATACGGGCGATGGATTATTCCAATTGTATTTATAGGATTGGGAATATATATCATGCTAGAAAATGAACTATTTACTTCTTTGATAAATCTATTCAAATAA